A part of Spodoptera frugiperda isolate SF20-4 chromosome 25, AGI-APGP_CSIRO_Sfru_2.0, whole genome shotgun sequence genomic DNA contains:
- the LOC118282417 gene encoding succinate dehydrogenase assembly factor 3, mitochondrial, with the protein MSSVEHVFRVRRLYKLIFRVHRALPPELRIMGDNYARDEFKRHKKCNPEEAKIFLNEWTDYAIALAKQMKPIQQAKTKKVGEYLDPKLLDHMTDEQLVQLYELHKAATEPSTDEQSIPDKK; encoded by the exons ATGTCGTCTGTGGAACATGTCTTCCGAGTTCGTAGACTATACAAGCTGATATTCCGTGTGCACCGCGCTTTGCCACCAGAACTCAGAATCATGGGTGACAACTATGCCAGAGACGAATTCAAGAGGCATAAGAAATGTAACCCGGAGGAAGCTAAGATATTCCTCAATGAATGGACG GATTATGCGATAGCATTGGCTAAACAAATGAAGCCTATACAACAAGCTAAAACGAAGAAAGTTGGGGAATACTTAGACCCAAAACTGTTAGACCACATGACTGATGAACAGCTAGTTCAGTTGTACGAGCTCCACAAAGCTGCCACAGAGCCTTCCACAGATGAACAAAGTATACCAGATAAGAAATGA
- the LOC118273732 gene encoding uncharacterized protein LOC118273732 isoform X2, giving the protein MGKEKKLDTERSANGDSVDDETKKKKKSKKHKKHKRTSEESGEKSHKKKKKSKKEKYKSPKEESETSLSDVEELIKKGRHQLKRPNLIVTTKTRNGDASGKGPFHGKSYIRKVEKQETLEILSSNSETENYQEDCASPELILIEDDLNLEDLMKQKELLQARLIAYYSEKSDDEANKEEKLNEVICINDDTRSPIIKKPKKEKEHEHKRSGKHKSSKDHSSEREKHKIKRQEEDLREIINRESRKQMERRLEEREGRERKEKERRKIEERERERRREREREREIREREREREREKERRSLEARRRGGERELLRITRRSRDRSPLGPRRDQRPGDRDRRSRERMLDRRDKSSRSDLRGFKGIVDEVTQIVPSSSDEELNISINTDDDEETEEQIIERRRKQREQLMKRLGSDNAAVKPEEAPRKSASPKDPKSSGKNASETVAEVRVLKETETKDKKSTKEKESKPDKANNDTTRNTNETKSDTKVDKSTKSGEWDMFADQDNFDSVDTPTAGKPKNKSAAENPSLTDNWDDAEGYYRVRIGEMLDNRYTVYGYTGQGVFSNVVRARDQARNNTDVAVKIIRNNEIMHKTGLRELEILKRLNDADPEDKFHCLRLFRHFFHKRHLCMVMEPLSMNLREVLKKYGKNSGIHIKAVRSYTQQMLLALKLLKKTGILHADIKPDNILVNENKLMLKLCDFGAAGHVSDNEITPYLVSRFYRAPEIIIGVSYDYGIDMWSTACTIYELSTGKIMFSGKSNNEMLKYFMDLKGKLPNKIIKKGYFKEQHFDANCNFMYHELDKITEREKIVIISSIKPTRDLQTELAPPHHRLPAPEAKKITQLKDLLERMLMLDPAKRASVNHCLAHPFIQEKI; this is encoded by the exons GAAGAAATTGGATACAGAGAGGTCTGCAAACGGCGATAGCGTGGACGACGAAAccaaaaagaagaagaaaagtaAGAAGCATAAGAAACATAAACGCACTTCAGAAGAGTCTGGAGAAAAGTCGcataagaagaaaaagaaatccaAGAAAGAGAAATACAAGAGTCCAAAAGAAGAGAGTGAGACGTCTTTGTCCGACGTTGAGGAGCTGATAAAGAAGGGACGCCATCAACTTAAGAGACCGAACCTTATAGTGACAACAAAAACAAGAAATGGGGATGCCTCAGGCAAAGGTCCATTTCATGGCAAATCCTATATACGAAAGGTCGAAAAACAAGAGACTTTAGAAATTTTATCTTCTAACTCTGAGACTGAAAACTATCAAGAAGACTGCGCTAGTCCTGAGCTGATACTGATAGAAGACGATTTGAACCTTGAAGATTTAATGAAGCAAAAAGAATTACTTCAAGCCCGCCTCATTGCTTATTACTCCGAAAAGAGTGACGATGAAGCTAATAAAGAAGAGAAGTTGAATGAAGTTATTTGTATAAATGATGATACAAGGTCACCGATTATTAAGaaaccaaaaaaagaaaaagaacacGAGCACAAAAGAAGTGGCAAGCACAAATCTAGTAAAGATCACTCGTCTGAAAGAGAAaagcataaaattaaaagacaaGAAGAAGATTTACGTGAAATTATCAACAGAGAAAGTCGTAAACAAATGGAACGTAGATTGGAGGAAAGAGAGGGTagagaaagaaaagaaaaagaacgcCGAAAGATAGAGGAGAGAGAACGAGAAAGAAGAAGGGAGCGTGAGAGGGAAAGAGAAATTAGGGAACGGGAGCGAGAGCGGGAACGTGAAAAAGAGCGCCGATCGTTAGAAGCCAGGCGAAGGGGAGGAGAACGAGAGCTTTTGAGAATAACGCGACGGTCGCGAGATAGATCGCCGCTAGGACCGCGAAGAGATCAGAGGCCTGGGGACCGCGATCGACGATCTCGCGAGCGTATGCTAGATAGACGAGACAAATCCTCACGGTCCGATTTACGGGGCTTCAAG GGCATCGTCGACGAAGTCACTCAGATTGTACCAAGTTCAAGCGATGAGGAACTCAACATATCAATTAacactgatgatgatgaggagaCTGAGGAGCAGATCATTGAAAGGCGGCGGAAACAAAGAGAACAACTGATGAAG cgTCTCGGTAGCGACAATGCTGCCGTTAAACCTGAAGAAGCACCAAGAAAATCTGCCTCACCGAAAGATCCGAAAAGTAGCGGTAAAAATGCTTCGGAAACAGTTGCGGAGGTCCGAGTATTGAAAGAAACTGAAACCAAAGACAAGAAATCGActaaagaaaaagaaagcaAGCCAGATAAGGCTAATAATGACACAACTCGGAATACGAATGAAACAAAGTCTGATACCAAGGTGGATAAGTCCACAAAGAGCGGAGAATGGGATATGTTTGCCGATCAGGATAACTTTGATAGTGTTGAT ACGCCAACGGCAGGAAAGCCGAAAAACAAAAGCGCAGCAGAAAACCCTTCGTTGACCGACAATTGGGACGACGCTGAAGGCTATTACAG AGTACGCATCGGTGAGATGCTGGATAATCGTTACACTGTGTACGGATACACTGGGCAGGGCGTTTTCTCTAACGTGGTGCGCGCTAGAGACCAGGCGCGCAACAACACTGATGTGGCCGTGAAAATCATCAGGAATAATGAGATTAT GCACAAGACAGGGCTACGAGAGTTGGAGATTCTCAAACGTCTTAATGATGCTGACCCAGAAGATAAATTCCACTGCCTCCGCCTGTTCCGTCACTTCTTCCATAAGAGACATTTGTGCATGGTGATGGAACCTCTTTCCATGAACCTTAGAGAGGTTCTCAAGAAGTATGGCAAGAATAGCGGCATACATATCAAAGCAGTACGGAGCTACACACAACAGATGCTATTAGCTCTGAAATTATTGAAGAAAACTGGAATATTGCATGCAG ACATTAAACCAGATAACATTCTtgtaaatgaaaacaaactGATGTTGAAACTGTGTGACTTTGGAGCGGCCGGGCATGTCTCTGATAATGAAATTACTCCATACCTCGTGTCACGGTTCTACAGAGCTCCAGAGATCATTATTGGTGTTTCATATGACTACGGCATAGATATGTGGTCTACAGCATGCACCATATATGAACTGTCCACAGGAAAAATTATGTTCAGTGGCAAGtcaaataatgaaatgttaaagTATTTTATGGATCTAAAGGGGAAATtgccaaacaaaattattaagaaaGGATACTTTAAAGAACAACATTTCGACGCTAACTGCAACTTTATGTATCACGAATTGGATAAGATTACTGAGAGG GAAAAGATCGTCATAATTTCAAGTATAAAACCAACACGAGATTTGCAAACTGAGCTCGCACCACCGCATCACCGACTGCCAGCCCCTGAAGCTAAAAAGATTACACAACTAAAAGATCTTCTAGAGCGCATGCTCATGTTGGACCCAGCCAAACGAGCTTCGGTCAACCATTGCCTGGCTCACCCTTTCATAcaagaaaaaatctaa
- the LOC118273732 gene encoding uncharacterized protein LOC118273732 isoform X1 gives MANRTMAEIWHINNLLSGERFRYVIRMGKEKKLDTERSANGDSVDDETKKKKKSKKHKKHKRTSEESGEKSHKKKKKSKKEKYKSPKEESETSLSDVEELIKKGRHQLKRPNLIVTTKTRNGDASGKGPFHGKSYIRKVEKQETLEILSSNSETENYQEDCASPELILIEDDLNLEDLMKQKELLQARLIAYYSEKSDDEANKEEKLNEVICINDDTRSPIIKKPKKEKEHEHKRSGKHKSSKDHSSEREKHKIKRQEEDLREIINRESRKQMERRLEEREGRERKEKERRKIEERERERRREREREREIREREREREREKERRSLEARRRGGERELLRITRRSRDRSPLGPRRDQRPGDRDRRSRERMLDRRDKSSRSDLRGFKGIVDEVTQIVPSSSDEELNISINTDDDEETEEQIIERRRKQREQLMKRLGSDNAAVKPEEAPRKSASPKDPKSSGKNASETVAEVRVLKETETKDKKSTKEKESKPDKANNDTTRNTNETKSDTKVDKSTKSGEWDMFADQDNFDSVDTPTAGKPKNKSAAENPSLTDNWDDAEGYYRVRIGEMLDNRYTVYGYTGQGVFSNVVRARDQARNNTDVAVKIIRNNEIMHKTGLRELEILKRLNDADPEDKFHCLRLFRHFFHKRHLCMVMEPLSMNLREVLKKYGKNSGIHIKAVRSYTQQMLLALKLLKKTGILHADIKPDNILVNENKLMLKLCDFGAAGHVSDNEITPYLVSRFYRAPEIIIGVSYDYGIDMWSTACTIYELSTGKIMFSGKSNNEMLKYFMDLKGKLPNKIIKKGYFKEQHFDANCNFMYHELDKITEREKIVIISSIKPTRDLQTELAPPHHRLPAPEAKKITQLKDLLERMLMLDPAKRASVNHCLAHPFIQEKI, from the exons GAAGAAATTGGATACAGAGAGGTCTGCAAACGGCGATAGCGTGGACGACGAAAccaaaaagaagaagaaaagtaAGAAGCATAAGAAACATAAACGCACTTCAGAAGAGTCTGGAGAAAAGTCGcataagaagaaaaagaaatccaAGAAAGAGAAATACAAGAGTCCAAAAGAAGAGAGTGAGACGTCTTTGTCCGACGTTGAGGAGCTGATAAAGAAGGGACGCCATCAACTTAAGAGACCGAACCTTATAGTGACAACAAAAACAAGAAATGGGGATGCCTCAGGCAAAGGTCCATTTCATGGCAAATCCTATATACGAAAGGTCGAAAAACAAGAGACTTTAGAAATTTTATCTTCTAACTCTGAGACTGAAAACTATCAAGAAGACTGCGCTAGTCCTGAGCTGATACTGATAGAAGACGATTTGAACCTTGAAGATTTAATGAAGCAAAAAGAATTACTTCAAGCCCGCCTCATTGCTTATTACTCCGAAAAGAGTGACGATGAAGCTAATAAAGAAGAGAAGTTGAATGAAGTTATTTGTATAAATGATGATACAAGGTCACCGATTATTAAGaaaccaaaaaaagaaaaagaacacGAGCACAAAAGAAGTGGCAAGCACAAATCTAGTAAAGATCACTCGTCTGAAAGAGAAaagcataaaattaaaagacaaGAAGAAGATTTACGTGAAATTATCAACAGAGAAAGTCGTAAACAAATGGAACGTAGATTGGAGGAAAGAGAGGGTagagaaagaaaagaaaaagaacgcCGAAAGATAGAGGAGAGAGAACGAGAAAGAAGAAGGGAGCGTGAGAGGGAAAGAGAAATTAGGGAACGGGAGCGAGAGCGGGAACGTGAAAAAGAGCGCCGATCGTTAGAAGCCAGGCGAAGGGGAGGAGAACGAGAGCTTTTGAGAATAACGCGACGGTCGCGAGATAGATCGCCGCTAGGACCGCGAAGAGATCAGAGGCCTGGGGACCGCGATCGACGATCTCGCGAGCGTATGCTAGATAGACGAGACAAATCCTCACGGTCCGATTTACGGGGCTTCAAG GGCATCGTCGACGAAGTCACTCAGATTGTACCAAGTTCAAGCGATGAGGAACTCAACATATCAATTAacactgatgatgatgaggagaCTGAGGAGCAGATCATTGAAAGGCGGCGGAAACAAAGAGAACAACTGATGAAG cgTCTCGGTAGCGACAATGCTGCCGTTAAACCTGAAGAAGCACCAAGAAAATCTGCCTCACCGAAAGATCCGAAAAGTAGCGGTAAAAATGCTTCGGAAACAGTTGCGGAGGTCCGAGTATTGAAAGAAACTGAAACCAAAGACAAGAAATCGActaaagaaaaagaaagcaAGCCAGATAAGGCTAATAATGACACAACTCGGAATACGAATGAAACAAAGTCTGATACCAAGGTGGATAAGTCCACAAAGAGCGGAGAATGGGATATGTTTGCCGATCAGGATAACTTTGATAGTGTTGAT ACGCCAACGGCAGGAAAGCCGAAAAACAAAAGCGCAGCAGAAAACCCTTCGTTGACCGACAATTGGGACGACGCTGAAGGCTATTACAG AGTACGCATCGGTGAGATGCTGGATAATCGTTACACTGTGTACGGATACACTGGGCAGGGCGTTTTCTCTAACGTGGTGCGCGCTAGAGACCAGGCGCGCAACAACACTGATGTGGCCGTGAAAATCATCAGGAATAATGAGATTAT GCACAAGACAGGGCTACGAGAGTTGGAGATTCTCAAACGTCTTAATGATGCTGACCCAGAAGATAAATTCCACTGCCTCCGCCTGTTCCGTCACTTCTTCCATAAGAGACATTTGTGCATGGTGATGGAACCTCTTTCCATGAACCTTAGAGAGGTTCTCAAGAAGTATGGCAAGAATAGCGGCATACATATCAAAGCAGTACGGAGCTACACACAACAGATGCTATTAGCTCTGAAATTATTGAAGAAAACTGGAATATTGCATGCAG ACATTAAACCAGATAACATTCTtgtaaatgaaaacaaactGATGTTGAAACTGTGTGACTTTGGAGCGGCCGGGCATGTCTCTGATAATGAAATTACTCCATACCTCGTGTCACGGTTCTACAGAGCTCCAGAGATCATTATTGGTGTTTCATATGACTACGGCATAGATATGTGGTCTACAGCATGCACCATATATGAACTGTCCACAGGAAAAATTATGTTCAGTGGCAAGtcaaataatgaaatgttaaagTATTTTATGGATCTAAAGGGGAAATtgccaaacaaaattattaagaaaGGATACTTTAAAGAACAACATTTCGACGCTAACTGCAACTTTATGTATCACGAATTGGATAAGATTACTGAGAGG GAAAAGATCGTCATAATTTCAAGTATAAAACCAACACGAGATTTGCAAACTGAGCTCGCACCACCGCATCACCGACTGCCAGCCCCTGAAGCTAAAAAGATTACACAACTAAAAGATCTTCTAGAGCGCATGCTCATGTTGGACCCAGCCAAACGAGCTTCGGTCAACCATTGCCTGGCTCACCCTTTCATAcaagaaaaaatctaa